The Flavobacteriaceae bacterium 3519-10 genome includes a window with the following:
- a CDS encoding MotA/TolQ/ExbB proton channel family protein yields the protein MEMNVSNNEEQVVAKKLGGLNPALILPILILIGYLIYYFVLGNPGNFREDARLTGASVGFSGLDTKELHPEGFMGIIYMGGPIVPILISFMIIVLVFSIERAMVLRKASGAGNVDNFVLSIRRLLNQNKVDEAIEECDRQQGSVGNVVREGLTTYKALAHDTTMNKEQKMVALNKSIEEATTLEMPMLEKNMMILSTLGTVATLVALLGTVIGMIKAFNALGSGGGTPDSAALSIGISEALINTALGIGTSAVAIIFYNYFTSKIDGLTFKIDEIAMSIQQSFAEFH from the coding sequence ATGGAAATGAATGTTTCAAACAACGAGGAGCAAGTAGTTGCTAAAAAATTAGGAGGTTTAAATCCTGCATTAATATTACCGATTCTGATTCTTATCGGGTATTTAATCTATTATTTTGTTTTAGGAAATCCTGGAAACTTTAGAGAAGATGCAAGGCTTACGGGCGCATCAGTTGGTTTTTCCGGATTAGACACTAAAGAATTACATCCTGAAGGATTCATGGGAATTATTTACATGGGTGGTCCCATCGTACCAATCCTTATTTCCTTTATGATCATTGTACTTGTTTTCTCTATTGAGCGTGCAATGGTTCTTAGAAAAGCATCTGGAGCAGGTAACGTAGATAATTTCGTTTTATCAATCAGAAGATTACTTAATCAGAACAAAGTTGACGAAGCAATCGAAGAGTGCGACAGACAGCAGGGATCTGTAGGAAATGTAGTGAGAGAAGGTCTTACAACCTACAAAGCCTTAGCGCACGATACCACAATGAACAAAGAGCAGAAAATGGTTGCTCTGAACAAATCAATCGAAGAGGCTACTACTTTGGAAATGCCAATGCTTGAGAAAAACATGATGATTCTATCTACCTTAGGTACCGTTGCAACGCTTGTAGCTCTACTTGGGACGGTAATCGGGATGATCAAGGCGTTTAACGCGCTAGGTTCAGGCGGTGGAACACCGGATTCAGCAGCACTATCAATCGGTATTTCTGAGGCGTTGATTAATACTGCATTAGGTATTGGTACATCAGCAGTAGCGATTATCTTCTATAACTATTTTACTTCTAAAATTGACGGGTTAACATTCAAGATTGATGAGATCGCGATGTCTATCCAGCAGTCTTTTGCTGAATTTCACTAA
- a CDS encoding Biopolymer transport protein ExbD/TolR: MARVKPKRHNIRVDMTAMTDVSFLLLTFFILTAQFAKPDVETITTPSSISEKLLPDASLMTVLTTTDGKFYFTPVENGSERMQLLDKMGEKYGMQFTDKEKVSFTKVQAIGVPMNQLKGFLNLSDEEQKAYKSPTGIPMDSTNKQVIDWVQQSLAVNPDYKMAIKGDVQTEYPKVKALFEGLRDIDFLKFWLITSQETAQ; the protein is encoded by the coding sequence ATGGCGAGAGTCAAACCAAAAAGACATAATATAAGGGTGGATATGACGGCCATGACCGATGTATCATTTCTACTCCTTACGTTCTTTATCCTCACGGCTCAGTTTGCAAAACCTGACGTCGAGACGATAACCACGCCATCTTCTATATCTGAAAAACTACTTCCGGATGCGAGTTTAATGACTGTGCTTACTACAACAGACGGTAAATTTTACTTTACACCCGTAGAAAACGGTTCCGAAAGAATGCAGCTTTTAGATAAGATGGGCGAGAAATACGGAATGCAGTTTACCGATAAGGAAAAAGTGTCATTTACCAAAGTTCAGGCAATCGGTGTACCGATGAATCAGCTTAAAGGTTTCTTAAATTTATCGGATGAAGAGCAGAAAGCTTACAAGAGCCCAACTGGAATTCCGATGGACAGTACCAATAAACAGGTGATTGATTGGGTGCAGCAGAGTTTAGCCGTGAACCCGGATTACAAAATGGCGATCAAAGGAGATGTGCAGACAGAATACCCGAAAGTAAAAGCTTTATTTGAGGGATTAAGAGATATCGATTTCTTGAAATTCTGGTTAATAACGAGTCAGGAAACGGCACAATAA